CAATATCAGAAGCTTTTATACATGCAGGTTCTTCTCAAGAAATTAATGTAAATCTACACTGGATACATTCCGAAAGTCTTACTGTTGAAAATGCTGAAAGCAAATTAAAAGGATTAGATGGTGTATTGGTAGCACCTGGTTTCGGTGTAAGGGGTGTTGAAGGCAAAATAAAAGCAATACAATATATTAGAGAAAACAACATTCCCTTTTTAGGCATCTGTTTAGGTATGCAAATGGCAGTTATTGAGTTTGCTAGAAATGTTTTAGGATTAGAGGATGCTAATTCTACTGAAATGGATAAGAAAACACCTCACCCTGTTATTAATTTAATGGAAGAGCAGAAAAATATTTCTGACATGGGAGGCACTATGCGTTTAGGGGCATGGGATTGTAAATTGGAAAAAGGAACAAAAGTATATGAGGCTTATAACACAGAAATGATTAGCGAACGTCACAGACATCGCTATGAATTTAATAATGATTATTTGGATAAATTTACCAAGGCAGGCATGAAAATTTCTGGAATCAATCCAGAAACCAAACTTGTCGAAACTATTGAAATTCCTAATCATCCTTATTTTGTAGGCGTACAATACCATCCTGAATATAAAAGTACAGTGTTAAATCCACATCCTTTATTTGTGGCTTTTGTAAAAGCATGTTTAGAGACCAAATGAGAAAAAATATAACCATTCTATTCTTAATTATTTCAACAATTATAATGTTGAATAGTTGCGAACGCGATGAAGTTTGTATTGACCCAATTACATCTAATTTGGTTGTTGTCTTTTATGATTTTGATGATTCGGAAAGTGAAAAATCTGTAAATAATTTAGCCATTGAAATAATAGATATAGATGGAATTGGTAAAAGTTTAGATACTGTTAAAATTGACTCTGTTGGCATTCCATTAAATGTATATGATAACCAAACCAAAATTGTTTTAACTGCTAATAGTAAAGATGACTCACAGATCAATAGAGATACTATAATTATAAACTACGAGACCGAAGAAGTATTTGTTGGACGTTCGTGTGGTTATAAATCCATTTTTAACAATGTCACTATTAGCAGAGACTTTAATGATTCTGATAAATGGATAAAAAGTTTGTTACTAACACAAACAGAAATAGAAGATGAAACCGAAGCACATGTTACGATACTGCATTAACCTATTGTTCTTACTTTTCTTCACGATATCTTTTTCTCAAGGAATCGGGTCTACAAAGAAAGATTCTGTTTATTTAAATAAATATGGTTTACGTATTGGGATAGATTTATACAACCCCATACACACTGTATTAGACGATGCTAGAAAAGGATTTGAAATTGTAGGAGATTATCGCATTTCTAAAAAATATTTTATTGCGGCAGAATTAGGCTATATAGAAAATACAACGGACGAAGATTTTATTAATTTCACCACTAACGGTTCCTACATCAAATTAGGTATTGATTACAATGCCTATGAAAACTGGTTAGACATGGAAAACATGATCTATGTTGGTTTTCGTTACGGTTTTAGCACATTCAGTCAAACCCTAAATTCATATACAATAAATAACGACCCCTTTTATGACGATGTTAGCATTGTTCAAAATGGGCAAGAGTTTGATGGTTTAAATGGACATTGGGGTGAAATTGTGTTAGGTGTAAAAGCTGAATTATTCAAGAATTTATTTATGGGATTTAGCTTTAGTGGTAAAAAAATATTAACCTCAAAACAACCTGATAATTTTAAAAACTTATTTATTCCAGGCTTCAATCGTGTCTTTTTAAACAACTCCGGATTCAGCTTTAATTACACACTTTCTTATTTAATTCCGCTGTATAAAAAGGCGAAATGATAATTTTTCTTTAATTTTACTACTACTAAAAGAATTTAGCATGCAAAATATACCAAGTGTAGATTTATCTGATTTTCTATCTGATGACCCTAAAAGAAAACAAAAATTCGTCAACGAGATTGGCAAAGCCTATGAAGACATTGGCTTTGTTGCTTTAAAGGGGCATTTTTTAAGCGATAATTTGGTTGATAATTTATATAGTGAAATAAAAAAATTCTTCGCTCTTCCTCTCGAAACCAAACACAACTATGAAATAGAAGGCATTGGTGGACAACGCGGTTATGTTTCTTTTGGAAAAGAAAGTGCAAAGGGTAAAAAAGAAGGCGATTTAAAAGAGTTTTGGCATTTTGGTCAATATGTAGAAGATGATAATAAACTAAAAGCAGAATATCCTGATAATGTAACTGTAAAAGAATTACCTGAATTTAATAAAGTAGGTAAAGAAACGTATCAGATGTTAGAAAAAACCGGTGTTTATGTCTTGAGAGCTCTAGCTCTATTTTTAGATTTAGATGAACATTATTTTGACAATTATATAAAAAACGGCAACAGTATTTTAAGACCTATTCATTATCCACCCATTACCAGTGAACCAAAAGATGCTGTAAGAGCAGCAGCCCATGGTGACATCAACTTAATTACATTATTAATGGGTGCTCAAGGTAGAGGTTTGCAAGTACAAAATCATAAAGGGGAATGGTTAGATGCTATTGCACAACCTGACGAAGTGGTTATTAATGTTGGTGATATGCTTTCTCGTCATTCTAACAATAGGTTAAAATCTACTATTCATAGGGTTGTAAACCCACCTAGAGAAAATTGGGGAACGTCACGTTATTCTATTCCATTCTTTATGCACCCTATTAGCGAAATGCCTCTTAATTGTTTAGAAAACTGTATTGATAGTGAACATCCTAAATTATATGATGATATTACTGCAGGTGAGTTTTTAACGGAACGACTAATAGAATTAGGCTTAATAAAAAAGTAACTATTCAAAGCCCATAATTCTAAAGCTTAATATCCAAAACCTCCTATTTTAATACAATGGATTTACAAGATCAATTAAAAAATTTATTCCCAGAACATAAACCTGAAAAGGAAGAAAAACCAAAAGAAAAGAGTACTATTTGGTTACAAGACGATCCTATTATTTGTAAATATGAAAAACGTAAGGGGAAACCTATTACAATTTTAGAAGGGTATACTGGAGCAACGTCTGATTTTAAAAAATTAGCCAAAGAAATAAAAACAAAATTTAGCGTTGGTGGTAGCTTTAAAGATGATAAAATTATTATCCAAGGCGATCTTAGAGATAAAATTATGGAGCTTTTAAAAGAAAAAGGCTTTGCTGTTAAACGAGTAGGAGGATAAAATGGTTTACACCTCACAACAGGCGGTAATCTTTAAAATCATATATTCTAATACCTAAAATTTCAAACATTGAACACAAAACGTATTCCCGAATCTGAACTAATTTTAAATAAAGATGGTAGTGTATATCATCTTAACTTAAAACCTGAACATATAGCAGACACCATTATTCTTGTTGGTGATCAGGATAGAGTTGCAAAGGTTGCCAATCATTTTGATAGCATCATCTTTGAAACGCAAAAAAGAGAATTTAAAACCATAACAGGAATTTTAAAAGGTAAAAAACTTACGGTAATCTCAACAGGTATTGGACCTGATAATATTGACATCGTAATGAATGAATTGGATGCATTGGTCAATATTAATCTAGACACTAGAATGATAAAACCAGAGCATAAAAAACTTTCAATTGTACGAATTGGTACTTCCGGTTCTTTGCAAAAGGATATACCTGTAGATCGTTTTGTTTTATCAAAGTATGGGCTAGGTATGGATGGAACATTACATTCATATGCCTGTGAACAGATACTTGAAAGTGATATTGAAAACGCTTTTATAAAACATACAGATTGGAGCAATAGAAAGGCTAGACCATATATTGTCAAAGGAAGTACTGTATTAGCTACCCTTTTATCAAGTAATGATACTTTTAGCGGCTTTACTGCAACTGCAAACGGATTTTACGGTCCTCAAGGACGAGTGCTTAGATTAGCTTTACAAGACGCCAAATTGAACTCTAAAATTGACAATTTCAGTTTCAATGGTTTAAAAATTACGAATCTTGAAATGGAAACTTCTGCCATTTATGGTTTAGCAAAACTATTAGGTCATGAGGCACTTTCTATGAATGCTATAATTGCGAATAGAGCAAATGGAACCTTCAGTAAGGATACACATAAAACCATAGAAAAGTTAATAAAATATACTTTAGATAAGCTAGTAACAGCATGAAAAAGATAACCATTGGAGGTGTACCAGAACACTTCAATTTACCTTGGCATATGGCCATTGAAAATAATAAGTTTAAAGATAAGCATATTGACCTACAGTGGAAAGAATTTCCAGGAGGTACCGGTGCCATGTGTTCTGCATTACGCGATGGAAGTATTGATACTGCCGTTATACTCACCGAAGGTATTATAAAAGACATTATTGCAGGTAACCCTAGTAAAATTGTAAAAACATATGTCGATTCTCCTTTGCTGTGGGGTATTCATGTCGCGGAAAATTCAAAATTTAATTCCGTACAAGAGCTTAAAAATGCTAAAATTGCTATAAGCAGACCGGGCTCAGGATCTCAACTTATGGCAAAAGTAAATGCCGTAAAACAAGGATTTAACGTTGATGAGTTAAAATATGTACTCGTTAAAAATTTAGATGGTGGCGTTCAAGCATTGTCTGATGGAGCAGCAGACTATTTTATGTGGGAGCATTTTATGACAAAACCTTATGTTGACAATGGCACTTTCAGAAGATTAGATAGTCTAGAAACTCCTTGGCCTTGTTTTGTAATAGCTGTACGTAACAATATACTAAAAGAGGAACCTGAAGCTATTAAAACAATGATAAAGGTAATTAATAAACAGCTAAAGCATTTTGAAAACCCTTTAGAAAACGATAAATTAATTGCTCATTTTTCAGACCGTTATCAGTTAAAAGTAGAAGATGTAAAAACATGGTTATCACTAACCAAATGGAATAGAAAAAAAACAGTTTCAAAAAAATTAATTAATAGCATTCAAAATAAATTGACAGACTACGACGTTATAAAGGAAAATGTACCTGCAAAGGTATTAATTAAAAAGATGTTTTAAATTTATTTAAAGCCAACCAACTAAAAACCTAGGTTATTTATGATAACCAAAAAAGTAATCAACCAACCAATCTGAAAGCCATTTTAATAGTAGTATTAAAATGGCTTTTTAGATTCTAAAAGGTTCTATAAATTAGGATAGTTCAATTATATCATAAGTCCCGTATATGACTATAAACCATTAAAGTTTGCAATAATAAAT
The nucleotide sequence above comes from Aureibaculum algae. Encoded proteins:
- a CDS encoding DUF6452 family protein — translated: MRKNITILFLIISTIIMLNSCERDEVCIDPITSNLVVVFYDFDDSESEKSVNNLAIEIIDIDGIGKSLDTVKIDSVGIPLNVYDNQTKIVLTANSKDDSQINRDTIIINYETEEVFVGRSCGYKSIFNNVTISRDFNDSDKWIKSLLLTQTEIEDETEAHVTILH
- a CDS encoding DUF6048 family protein → MKPKHMLRYCINLLFLLFFTISFSQGIGSTKKDSVYLNKYGLRIGIDLYNPIHTVLDDARKGFEIVGDYRISKKYFIAAELGYIENTTDEDFINFTTNGSYIKLGIDYNAYENWLDMENMIYVGFRYGFSTFSQTLNSYTINNDPFYDDVSIVQNGQEFDGLNGHWGEIVLGVKAELFKNLFMGFSFSGKKILTSKQPDNFKNLFIPGFNRVFLNNSGFSFNYTLSYLIPLYKKAK
- a CDS encoding isopenicillin N synthase family dioxygenase — protein: MQNIPSVDLSDFLSDDPKRKQKFVNEIGKAYEDIGFVALKGHFLSDNLVDNLYSEIKKFFALPLETKHNYEIEGIGGQRGYVSFGKESAKGKKEGDLKEFWHFGQYVEDDNKLKAEYPDNVTVKELPEFNKVGKETYQMLEKTGVYVLRALALFLDLDEHYFDNYIKNGNSILRPIHYPPITSEPKDAVRAAAHGDINLITLLMGAQGRGLQVQNHKGEWLDAIAQPDEVVINVGDMLSRHSNNRLKSTIHRVVNPPRENWGTSRYSIPFFMHPISEMPLNCLENCIDSEHPKLYDDITAGEFLTERLIELGLIKK
- a CDS encoding translation initiation factor codes for the protein MDLQDQLKNLFPEHKPEKEEKPKEKSTIWLQDDPIICKYEKRKGKPITILEGYTGATSDFKKLAKEIKTKFSVGGSFKDDKIIIQGDLRDKIMELLKEKGFAVKRVGG
- a CDS encoding nucleoside phosphorylase, which translates into the protein MNTKRIPESELILNKDGSVYHLNLKPEHIADTIILVGDQDRVAKVANHFDSIIFETQKREFKTITGILKGKKLTVISTGIGPDNIDIVMNELDALVNINLDTRMIKPEHKKLSIVRIGTSGSLQKDIPVDRFVLSKYGLGMDGTLHSYACEQILESDIENAFIKHTDWSNRKARPYIVKGSTVLATLLSSNDTFSGFTATANGFYGPQGRVLRLALQDAKLNSKIDNFSFNGLKITNLEMETSAIYGLAKLLGHEALSMNAIIANRANGTFSKDTHKTIEKLIKYTLDKLVTA
- a CDS encoding substrate-binding domain-containing protein produces the protein MKKITIGGVPEHFNLPWHMAIENNKFKDKHIDLQWKEFPGGTGAMCSALRDGSIDTAVILTEGIIKDIIAGNPSKIVKTYVDSPLLWGIHVAENSKFNSVQELKNAKIAISRPGSGSQLMAKVNAVKQGFNVDELKYVLVKNLDGGVQALSDGAADYFMWEHFMTKPYVDNGTFRRLDSLETPWPCFVIAVRNNILKEEPEAIKTMIKVINKQLKHFENPLENDKLIAHFSDRYQLKVEDVKTWLSLTKWNRKKTVSKKLINSIQNKLTDYDVIKENVPAKVLIKKMF